The genomic stretch TAGCTGTTGGAGCTGGTCTATTTTATGATTATGCTAATAGAATAGATATTAGTAAAAATATATATAGTTTTATTAATGAATAAATATGAAGTTTCTTGTTAATTTCAGGGATTTTATTAAAGTAATAACTGTATTAATATTTGCTACTATTCTTATGTTGTATGACACAAATGGTTCTAGGGTGAAGAAAAGAGATGATTTTTTTATTTTTACTTTAAATTCATATATTCAAAGGAATATGTATGAATTTTTTAATTTTGTCTCTAGTATTTTTAAAGCAATAAATGAATATAAAGATTATGGTGAGACTATAGAAGCTTATAAGAAGCGCATACAACAACTTGAGATAGTTATTCAGAATGTTCAAGTATTAAGACAAGAAAATTCTAGACTTAAAGAACAACTTGAATTTTATTCGGAACATTCTAATGATTTTATTTCAGCCGAGATAATTTATCTAAATTATGCAAATATTTCATCTCTAATGGCAATTAACAAAGGTTATAATGATGGTGTTCAAAAAGATATGATAGCCGTTGCTTATCAAGATGGATTTAGTGGTCTTGTTGGCAAAGTTGTCAAAGTTTATGCAAATACTTCAAGAATCTTACCTTTAACCAGTTATGAAAATTTTGTTTCTGCGAGAATTCAAAATAGTAAATTTATAGGTCTTGTTGAAGGTAAGGGATATGGTGAGGTTCTTGAGATGAATTATGTTAATAAATTGGCTGAAAATTTTTTGAAAGTTGGGGATTCTGTTGTTACGGCTGGTTTTAGTGATTATCCTGGTGGCATTTATATAGGTAAAATTACTCATTTTGATGTTCTTGAATATAATTCGCTTTTGAGTATTAAAATTGAACCCATAATAATTTTGGATAAATTAGAATATGTGTTTTTGATTAAGGGTGATGAGAGGATGAAAAATTGATATCTTTTATATTGTATTATATTATTAGCGTGCTTTTGGGACAAATTTTTCAATATTATTGTGATATAGGTTTTTCTTTTTCAGTAGATATATTTTTAATTATTTTAATTTTTAATTCTTTAAATTTTGCTTTTAATGTAGGTTTGATTTCAAGTATTTTACATGGTTTTATTATGGAATATTTTAATGGATTGCCACTTGGTTTTTTTGTATTTTGTTATGTTTTAGTATTTTATCTGCTCTATAAAATCAAGATAGTTGTTCCAAAAAGTATGTTTAGTGTAACAATGTTTTTTATTTTTTCAAAATTTATTATTTGGTTTGTAGCAATGATTTTTGCAGATTTTGTTGATCTTAAAGGTTTTAATTATTCAATATTTGATCTAAATCTTATTATCAATATAGTATTTTTAAATTTTTTATATCCAATTTTAAATTATTTCACAAGGAGTTTTTATACTATTAGGGAGGAATATTAATTAAAATGAAACTTGTTTCGGGTATTAGATATAAGTTTGGAATGTTTCTTCTATCTTTCGTTTTTTTTTCTTACCTTTTTACTTTATTTAAGATGCAGATTGGAAAACATTTGTTTTATGATAGGGAAGCAACAGTTCTTTTATCTAGAGTTGAAAAGGTTAGTGCTTCAAGAGGAGAGATCTTAGATTCAAATTTTAATGTTCTTGCAAATAATCTTACAGTTTTTGTTTTAAAGATTAGCTTGGAACAATATTATAGTATGTCTGTTAAAGATAGAGATGAAATGTTAAATTTTTTATCAGATATTTTAGGTATTGATAGGGAACCTATTCTTTCTAAAATTGAGGCTACTAGAGGGTATTTAAAGGATGTGGAAATAATTGAACTTAATCCAGAAATGTTATTTAGGATTGCTGAGAAGAGAAGTTATTATCCTGCTCTTTTGTGGACATATTCATTTAAAAGGAATTATTTGGTAGATGATTCTTATTCTCATCCTATTGGATATGTTGGTAGGATTAATCAGAGGGAATTACGTGCTTTTTATAATGTTAAAGGATATGATAACAATTCTACAATAGGAAAATTAGGAGTTGAGCAAATTTATGATAGTTATATTAGAGGAAAAGAAGGTTTAATTAAATATAGAGTAGATTCTAGAGAAAGAAAAATAGATAGTGGTTCTATTATCGAGCATATGATACCTGGTCATAATATTGTTTTAAATATTAATAAAGATATTCAGATGCTTGCTAAGAATACTTTAGGTAAGAGATATGGAACTGTAGTGGTATTAAATCCCTCAACAGGAGGTGTTATGGCGTTGCATAATTATCCTTATTATTCAATGAATGATGTTTATAATAAACATTCTAGAGAGGATTATTCGTTTTTAAATAGAGCAATCCAGTCGGTTTATCCACCCGCATCTATTTTTAAACTGGTTATGGCTACGGCTTTGTTAGAAGAACAAGTTTTGGATAAAAATAAAAAACTTCATTGTCAGGGCTATTTTAGGGTGGGAAATAGAATGTTTCATTGTTGGAATCGTGTTGGGCATGGTTATGTTGATTTAGAGCATGCTGTTGCTCATTCATGTAATGTTTATTTTTATATGGTGGGACTTAAATATCTTGGTGTTGAGAGAATAGTTAAATATGCAAAAGAATATGGTTTTGGGGAAAAAACAGAGATTGATTTACCAAATGAAGTTTCTGGACTTCTTCCAAGTCCAGAATGGAAAGAGAAAACTTTCAGTCAACCTTGGGTAGGAGGTGATACTGTTAATTTTTCAATAGGTCAAGGCTTTTTAAATGCTACTCCTATTCAGATTGTAAATATGGTAGCTATGATTGCCAATGAAGGTGTTATTTATAAACCAAGAATTGTTAGTAAAATTTTAAATGGTAATACTAATGAACTCATTCTTGAAAATGTTCCTGAAGTTCTTAGAAAAACAAATATTATTAGTAAACGTACTTTTAGACTTTTGAAAAAATATATGAGAAATGTTGTAACTTATGGTACTGCTAAAAATTCGGTTTTAACAAAAGCTGTTGAAGTTGTAGGTAAGACAGGTACAGGACAAACGGGTGTTATTGGGGTTGAAAATAGTTCTTTTGTTGGTCTTGCTCCTTATAATGAAGTATCGAGTAAACAAATTGTTATTTTTAGTTTTGTTGAGGGAAGAAGTAATGCAGGTATGTGGCCTGCTAAATCTGTAGATTTAATGATGCAAGGAATTTTTGCTAAACAGAGTTATGAAGATATTCTTAGAGAATATAAACCATGGTATATCAGGTAAAATATGGCTGTTTTTAGAAAAAGTTATGATAGTTTGACATTATTTAGTTTAGTAATGATATCTTTTATTGGGATTTTGCTTATATATTCCAGTGATTATACTTCTAATGGTTCTTTAATGAAAATAGAGTATATTAAACAGATTATATGGGTTATTGGTGGGTTTTTTGTAATTTTTGTAGTAGGAAGGTATGATCTTAAGATCATATATGGTATGGTTTATCCTTTATATTCTTTATTAGTTATTTCTTTGATTTTTACTGCTGTTTTTGGTATTACTGTTAATGGAGCTAAATCTTGGATTGGGATTTGGAAATTAGGTGGACAACCCTCAGAATTTGGGAAAATTATTGTTATTTTAACTCTTGCCAAATTTTATAGTAGTAAAAATGAATATCATAATTTCTTTGCTTTTGTTTTTGCATTTATTATAATTTTACCTGTTATTCTATTTGTATTCTTGCAGCCTGATTTTGGTACAGCCATAGTTTATTTGAATATGTTTATCTTTATTTCTTTCTTTGCTGGTGTAGATATACACTATATTTTATATTTTACTTTAACAGGATTTTTATCATTTATTTTTGTAG from Borrelia duttonii Ly encodes the following:
- the mreC gene encoding rod shape-determining protein MreC, whose amino-acid sequence is MKFLVNFRDFIKVITVLIFATILMLYDTNGSRVKKRDDFFIFTLNSYIQRNMYEFFNFVSSIFKAINEYKDYGETIEAYKKRIQQLEIVIQNVQVLRQENSRLKEQLEFYSEHSNDFISAEIIYLNYANISSLMAINKGYNDGVQKDMIAVAYQDGFSGLVGKVVKVYANTSRILPLTSYENFVSARIQNSKFIGLVEGKGYGEVLEMNYVNKLAENFLKVGDSVVTAGFSDYPGGIYIGKITHFDVLEYNSLLSIKIEPIIILDKLEYVFLIKGDERMKN
- the mrdA gene encoding penicillin-binding protein 2, which translates into the protein MKLVSGIRYKFGMFLLSFVFFSYLFTLFKMQIGKHLFYDREATVLLSRVEKVSASRGEILDSNFNVLANNLTVFVLKISLEQYYSMSVKDRDEMLNFLSDILGIDREPILSKIEATRGYLKDVEIIELNPEMLFRIAEKRSYYPALLWTYSFKRNYLVDDSYSHPIGYVGRINQRELRAFYNVKGYDNNSTIGKLGVEQIYDSYIRGKEGLIKYRVDSRERKIDSGSIIEHMIPGHNIVLNINKDIQMLAKNTLGKRYGTVVVLNPSTGGVMALHNYPYYSMNDVYNKHSREDYSFLNRAIQSVYPPASIFKLVMATALLEEQVLDKNKKLHCQGYFRVGNRMFHCWNRVGHGYVDLEHAVAHSCNVYFYMVGLKYLGVERIVKYAKEYGFGEKTEIDLPNEVSGLLPSPEWKEKTFSQPWVGGDTVNFSIGQGFLNATPIQIVNMVAMIANEGVIYKPRIVSKILNGNTNELILENVPEVLRKTNIISKRTFRLLKKYMRNVVTYGTAKNSVLTKAVEVVGKTGTGQTGVIGVENSSFVGLAPYNEVSSKQIVIFSFVEGRSNAGMWPAKSVDLMMQGIFAKQSYEDILREYKPWYIR